DNA from Brassica napus cultivar Da-Ae chromosome C4, Da-Ae, whole genome shotgun sequence:
GattaattaaaaaccaacacaaAGCCATGTTTCGATTAGAGATTTGTCAACACAACAAGTTGTAAAATTTCTTAGATTAAATAATGTAAAACCCACTTtacatattatacattttagcTTCATATTCCTAAATATAATTGGTTCCAAACTACCGCACCCATTTGAAACTGTGTTTTTATCTTGTTGAAAAATATATgctttccaaaaataataattagattaCATGATGATAAATTTTGTCCTGCAGAAATATATTGTGTTACGAGCTTAACATTGGTTGATTTATTCTCTTTAGGCTTACATGTATTCATTCTATCTAATTTTAGTCTCAGATGTTAAGTTACAGGTGATTCCGATATAAAATCAATTGgtaattaaaaaatgatttatctATATTTAGGATTGCCGATGTGAGATATTTGTCTTTAATACGCACTTCGAAATCATGGTTTTTTGAGTATCAATTTCGAAATGTCTGGGCAAAGATCGGTGGACCGATTTTTGGGCTGGATCGATAATGTATCGGGTTGGATTTGTTAGATCGAACTCTGTTAAGTTAAATAGACTTctaacctaaaaccaattggtgataagaAGATTGACcaatttatcttatatattacttaaaataCCTTCCAATTTTTGATGTTGACCATTTGACCCTAATAACAATATTCCCTTCACACTGAGACTTTAATTAGCCGCTAACTTTAATCTAGCACAGTTTGTTAATTGCAAAATATCTAATAAAGCACCacaattataattatttgttaatgaaaaaaaatcatcaataaGGGCCAAAGATTGTAAAGTTTACATGACACAACAAAGAAAATTGTAATAAGCAATTTGATCTCACAAGAGTTCCAAATCACACAGACACGATTACACGGAAGGCAAAGCTGATCACTCAGCAATTAAAATAACCAAAACCTAGTTAATGTGATGAAATGTTCGTTGAATCAACCAcacaaataaacaataaatatctcgaaaagaaaaataagaggaGCTATTTTTTTAGTATATGCACGCGaatcaacaaaaacaaaaagagtaaaaaattattaagattattAACTCTTAACCTCTCCGAGATCTTCACCTTGTGCTACATTTGGAGATACGCATTGTACGATTCAAATTGCGATGCGTTAAGAAAACTTTGCTCCTGCAGTTTTGCCATGTATGGCGTTGACGACATTCCAAGGAGCGTTTCCTGAAACGCGTTTTGATTGTAAAACGCAACTGCTGTTTCATCGTATATTGTTTGACCTTCCCACTGATCCGACGCATCCGGCTGGCTTCCTCCTAATGACGGTGGTGAGCATGGTGCATTTGTGGCATCGGCGGCTGCCGCATCGGGAGTGTCTGGGATGTTGACGGTGGTGATATCATGGATGCTTGATCGGCGTTTGTCTTTGCCGCCGTTGACTTGCCTTATAAAATACTTTTGAGCATGACTGGCGACTTGTGTCGGCGTCCGTGTGGTCACGAAGTTTCGAGCTATGTTTCTCCAATCGCCTTTTCCATACTTCTTCAGACCCATCAGAAATTGTCTGCGTATTCATTAAACCGCACTGATATTAACACATGATACCACTCTAAGCATAGACATCAATCTTTAATGGGccattaatatatatgtatgatgcAATGCGCGTGAGTGTAAAACAATTTTAACCGCACCAAGATCCAACTAAATCATTTCACATATTAAATGCATACAAGAAAGAAGCAAGATcttaagcaaaaaaaagaaagaagcaagATTTCATCTGCTCAGTATATAGTTTTTACCCATGGATTCATAATCTCAAAACATGAAAAAAtgctcaaaaactaaaattttaatataaatgtcgtttaaattcattaaaaattgGTTTGAAAAGTCATACTATAGATGTAAACAGATGTTATTTTGTAATCTATTTAAATTCAAAGTCATGTCCTAAAAGTCGTTCTAgagtttataaaaacaaaagtaacaCTCAAATAACTACTTTGTAAAAGTAAAACTAATGGAATCTAAACATGCATCTACTATGTAATGGGCGTATATGCCTGTCTCTCTGTCTCAAAACAATACGTAAAGACGCATTTTGTGTGTTGGTGGATGACTGTATTGTCTTGATTAACTatagaatataaataattatatgttaTAATGCGTATCTTTATACGTATATACATAAACACGTTTCCAAGAAAAAAGTGTACGTATGTGCATAGTCCAAATCTAGAGAGAAAAGCATTGACGTATTGTGTACCTGTGTTCTTCTTCTGTCCATGGAACACCTTTCTTCCTTTCATGCTCCGCTGCTCTCGCGGCGGATCCTCTCTTTCCTCCGGCGGCGGCGAAGTAATACCCGTTCATGTTAAATCCATTGCTTCCAGCGTCGTAGCCTCCCCAATCTAGCGTGAATGAATCAGAGGCGTAACCAGGGATCGGGATAAGACCAGCTTCGATGTCGCTGACGTCTTCCTCTAGCTCTCTGTACTGTTTGATCACGTCTCCGACTGTTTTGCCGGGGAGCATAGCTGCGACTTTGAACCATCTGTCGGGAGTGTCTTTGTCGTAAAAGGCTAAAGCGTTTTCGAACTTCTTGTTTTCTTCAGCTGTCCACTTGGTTCCTCTGTTCTCTTGGAACAACCAGTTTGATGTCTCTAAGTATGTTGCTGGTGACATAACTTCGAGTCCTCtgctcatctttttttttttttcaacggtTCTTGATTGAAATTTAAAGAACAAAGAACAGAGTTTTTGATTGTGTATCAATGGTGAAActcagagagaaggagagaaagagagagttggGGACTTTGATCTATGAAGATGGCATTTTTTCAAAAGGAAtctgagagagaaagagagatgatAAGCATCTAATAAGATAAGAGAATCTAAAGAAGGAGAACAAGAATAGATGCTTTTTCCAGACTCTaaggacaagaagaagaaaaagattctGTTTATTAGTGTTGTTGTCTGAACGATAAATACCTTTTACCAAAATCAGTTTCTTATTGGTAGATCCGAATccagagaagaaaaataaatgaagaaaaacagAGGATCTCACATGAGGGCAATGGAGAAGCTCAGGTGGGTTTAGAAcattaaagcttggaaagtgaaCAAAACTGTTGTTCTTTCTCCCAAACTCTCAAGTTGAGAagggcagagagagagagagagagagagagagagagagagagagagagagagagagagagagagagagaggagagatgtACGAAACAGGAATGATCTGAGAGTGAGAGGTGAGTTAAAAAGCTGTTGAGCTGTGATTGTCTATGGCTATTTCCCATACAAAGTTTTCTGAgcctttttaattattatatttatatcaagATCTACTAGTTTTTGCAACTTTTTTTAATTGCTTGACTACCTAAATGGAGTACTAAACGTTCTtgggataaaaaaaatattctatttacagaaaaaatattttaacaattttcaTTAATATGATAAAATAACTTTGTTAGAATAGTTTGAAGTTACTTAAACTAAAAGTATAGCTAATGCTCTATGATAAATGTATTCAAACATGCTGTAAACTGTAACAAATGaaagttatgaattttttttttgaatattaacacaaaaaatatgaattttatgaTGCTTAAGTCATATATAAAACGATGTTACTGTTGATGTATAAATCATGAAATAGTAACATTTTATGTAATCTTCTTTGGTAAGTAGTCCACATCAACATAGTATTAGCTATTAGTATAATTCAAATCTTggcaaaaagcaaaaaaaaaagtataattcagTTGAAATTAAAAAGGTATTATTTCAAaaggagatttttttttgtcatcaaagaTACAAATTCAACTAAGATATTGCAAAGTAATTTTGTGTCTATCTAAACAACGAAACGATTGTTGCCGAACCTTACGTACCACACTGTCCGTTTTTGTATTTTGCGTTGGAGGTACGTGTAAATGTTCTGATTAACTGAAGCTCTCCATGAACAatttgatatcttccaaatatgttgtaaaaagatttcaaaatgaGATATGATATCCAAGattctttttaatatctattttcaGAGTACTTTTTGATTCAATCAACCAATAAATACTCGTCGTTGTATAGTCTGTGATAGGCcttcatataaatataagtaaaagACATGTGTCTTCTTCCAATATGTGGCTCACACGTGTACATATTTCATTTGTTCTCAAGaagctttttatttatttattagtatgCTTTCAGGACCGTTGATTGATACATTTCTATTCCTTATGCATTtgtttttggataaaaataataattatgacTACATAATGGGAGATATATTTTGCGGCTTAGATGTTGCATAATTATAGGCCAAATAGAAGAAATCACAGACTCAGACGAGACACACAAACGAGGAGCAACCTTCATTGGCTAGCAAGAATTAAGGTCGGTTAAAAAGTAagtatttaagtatttttccaTGGTGTTGACATTGAACCTTTTGGGCACATGAGTTgtttgtttgtatatatattgaggtgccttattttatttttctgtttcatAATTTGGTAGCAATATATTTCTGGACCACAGTTATGATAACATAGAAAATTGGAGAATGTGGTTAagtgtatattttgaaattaggatGCTAGGAAACAGGAAAACAACATTATTCTACTACAAACTATGCTTGTATACAAAGATAGACACACCAGTTTAGTCTCaatccaaaatacttaaacaAACTATATAAAGCTTACAAAAACTTACACCAATTGGCATAAAAAAGCGAAttactaatttatttatttttttggtagaaGCGAATTACTAATATAATCCTGCTAGAAAAGTAATAATGAAAACGTAGTAGTCATTTTATTAGTCAATATCGAAAATCTATTTCTTGATGCTTTTATTTTagccattttaaaatttatatgatgGTTATATAGTTTAGACATTACCGTGAGTTTTACTATGAAATCTTTTGGTTAAATAACTAATTACATAAGAAATGGTAATAATTTTTTATGGCATACTATATGCCAGACTATATCTTGGAGAACTATCAGCgaagatattttattatacGATGATGACACCTTGCTTAAGTTCTGGGTTTAAATACAACCAATATTTTCCTAACACAATCAAATCGAGTAGCAAATGGTTTAGTGTTATAACTGCGTGCCTAAAGGTAACAAACTCGTCATAATATCGAACCTTAATTTATTAACGTTGGAAACATAGTCATGATGATATTCTAACAACATCTAAAATTCCAAATGAAGGTTTATCAATTACGGTCTATGACATAAAAATAATCCCAATTTATTATAAGATTGAGTTAAGAAATCAATTTAGGTAAAAACTCAAATTAggttttaacaatttttttttttcaaattatagtTCTACTACAAAAACTTTGTCGCAGTATGAATACGAGTTTTATCAGAATTTGAGATTACATATGTTTTGACTGTggtttgtgttttttgttttttaagatGGCATAATTAAAGGATTTATATGGAAAGAAACGTTATGCCAAAACCTTCGACTCACTCGAGTAGCCCTAGCATAAAGGACACAAGTCACACAATAAGATTTTGATAAGACACTCTCAAACTTGATAGCATAAAGGATTGTGAGAGGGATACTTTCATAGTACAATAATACAGAGATATATACGAACAtctccaaaaatattttagaactaATAAATTgaaaagcaaataaaaaaaagagaattaaaATGGTTCTTATCAGAAACAGTCTGTcttattttttcaaaacttttattgcacatgtatttttcaattttcattaaataaaatattaactttttgaTTGTAAAGAATTTAAGAAGAGTTTTCAGCAGTCGgatattctaatatttttttgttagatgtATATATTGATATGTTTAAGGTTTGTAATTATTCATTTCGAATGATTAATATAAAGAAGTTTCTGACAAAAATGTATTCTTCTCACTTTGTCctatttatagtttataatattTGTGCATTATCTGAGACACTTAGGAGTGcgattatatacatatatataaatatatgtaaattaaatatatatactgaaATGCTCATTTTTCCTGCAATTGTAACTCATAGTATCATGGGACAACACTTGCTTTTCTGTGTCActaattaatttcttataacAAATAACCAGTCGCgaataatattatactaaaatggGTTAGGTAGCTTAAGTGACCACGCCATAACAGACACAATAATTATGAAAAGGTACTTTTTATTAATTAGTAGTTAATTAGCGGTATATAGTAGTTGAGGATTCAACGTATTAGTCGAATTTGATATATACGTTTTATGTTGGAGTTTGTATACGTTTTCTGTGAGAAAAATATGTTTGACTACAAAGTACAAACTTATGTTTTGGTATGTATGATCGTACATGCCTATTTATTAAACTaagataaatattattgttCAATACAGCTTCGACTTCAAAAATAATCTCGGCCGTTATGTAATATATCCTCTAATGCTAAAAAGATCACAGCAATTGTTTTTAGTCTAGAAGTTT
Protein-coding regions in this window:
- the LOC106357412 gene encoding transcription factor DIVARICATA codes for the protein MSRGLEVMSPATYLETSNWLFQENRGTKWTAEENKKFENALAFYDKDTPDRWFKVAAMLPGKTVGDVIKQYRELEEDVSDIEAGLIPIPGYASDSFTLDWGGYDAGSNGFNMNGYYFAAAGGKRGSAARAAEHERKKGVPWTEEEHRQFLMGLKKYGKGDWRNIARNFVTTRTPTQVASHAQKYFIRQVNGGKDKRRSSIHDITTVNIPDTPDAAAADATNAPCSPPSLGGSQPDASDQWEGQTIYDETAVAFYNQNAFQETLLGMSSTPYMAKLQEQSFLNASQFESYNAYLQM